The following are encoded together in the Gasterosteus aculeatus chromosome 7, fGasAcu3.hap1.1, whole genome shotgun sequence genome:
- the LOC120822124 gene encoding insulin receptor substrate 1-B, with translation MESQPGDPQSVEDVRRSGYLRKHKSMHRRYFVLRAASERGPARLEYYESEKKFRGKAPVPKRAVPLETCFNINKRADAKNKHMIVLYARAESFAVAAESEAEQDEWYQAMVELQCKSKNPTDSCEGADYGVPNPGPAFKEVWQVKVWPKGLGQAKNLVGIYRLCLTDKTVNFVKLNSDAAAVVLQLMNVRRCGHSENFFFVEVGRSAVTGPGEFWMQVDDSVVAQNMHETLLEAMKALSEEFRQRSKSQSNSGPGGGATASNPISVPSRRHHPNPPPSQVGFNRRPRTEPPGGANGGAGGGSASASPTPRHSFPRSRTASDGGKVEEGMVGPTPLQGTCSRPSTNGSCSTTPILRSKSARSVPTSAAKTPLGLTRSISTPAPSPAPSLSSCSGHGSEFGVVTSAGAATGSATYSRVPSRHASVSGSPSDYGSSDEYGSSPGDTLLPSPSLPGNSIGSAGSQSLGEEGANYILMGQRSGGGVSSNGGGGGNSNQGGVTSSSLPAPVTPACGSQSQTRRVLRRSSSRECEAERRLLSKRASLPPMALEKLAPCQRRAEEAADEDSADYAVMSRSTSRESFASTSSTPQRESAAGSGLAGFGGGYLDVAGEFKTDVGAGTSGGVNKGVDTGYMSMLPGVTQPPVSLSQSLAVSVPDSDSKPGDDYMAMTPNNSVSPPQQIRPPPASDGYMIMSPNSSCSPDQRGGLSGGAWMGSGSADSRAGSDYMNMSPISARSVNGSPPPSELPSLLETSSQQQAPKMVYSYYSLPRSYKHNPSAGHFDDGPGRGRRSNGSFTRGMGGGRIVGGRQEPTAAGGSAVGRHLSLSSSSYSSSSASSESLGESEDRAAQAAAAMAGGSQSKDASMLQQKRGSGGLSKQGSHSRSRPVSLFVDVSKANTLPRVRENPLPPEPKSPGEYVSIEFKGEKSSLTAVGRGRGRGLRHGLSLPHGSSIKHPQHRPISCLGNFIPLSRSPSAPITPPAASEYVNMELGPSPSPSPLSHTTLVFPSFHTPPTPPTLAHAPKPCDEGTASPSEEGSGVAKAPLKKSRGSVPSVSESPTPCGDYTDMVFSLNSNAVPRSSSSASPKAPSPTRTDPSVAVLSRGLDFPLAKPGPNPDHGAKVIRADPQGRRRHCSETFLPSPSLLAPTSTSSSSTASLFPEHPQAVARRLGFESMLWGNGAVADNSAQFAVPGQPPLPTNPQTSSTEQGLNYIDLDLANKEGPNLGPDGPSGSGAPSRLFSVLGGGSGVVGVGAAAAAVGGSSSSTLNTYASIDFYKSEELRTHKNGNKEGTEC, from the exons ATGGAGAGCCAGCCGGGCGACCCGCAGAGCGTCGAGGACGTGCGCCGCAGCGGCTACCTCCGCAAGCACAAGTCCATGCACCGGCGGTACTTCGTGCTGCGCGCCGCCTCGGAGCGCGGCCCGGCCCGCCTGGAGTACTACGAGAGCGAGAAGAAGTTCCGCGGCAAGGCCCCCGTGCCCAAGCGCGCGGTGCCGCTGGAGACGTGCTTCAACATCAACAAGCGCGCCGACGCCAAGAACAAGCACATGATCGTGCTGTACGCGCGCGCCGAGAGCTTCGCCGTGGCCGCGGAGAGCGAGGCGGAGCAGGACGAGTGGTACCAGGCCATGGTGGAGCTGCAGTGCAAGA GTAAGAACCCCACTGACAGCTGCGAAGGGGCCGACTACGGAGTACCCAATCCCGGGCCTGCGTTCAAGGAGGTGTGGCAGGTGAAAGTGTGGCCCAAGGGCCTGGGTCAAGCCAAGAACTTGGTGGGCATCTATCGCCTCTGCCTCACCGACAAGACGGTCAACTTTGTCAAGCTCAACTCTGACGCCGCCGCCGTGGTGTTGCAGCTGATGAACGTCCGGCGCTGCGGCCATTCCGAAAACTTTTTCTTCGTCGAAGTTGGCCGCTCCGCCGTGACGGGCCCGGGCGAGTTCTGGATGCAG GTCGATGATTCCGTGGTGGCCCAGAACATGCATGAAACATTGCTGGAGGCCATGAAAGCCCTGAGCGAGGAGTTCCGCCAACGCAGCAAGTCCCAGTCGAACTCTGGGCCCGGAGGAGGTGCTACTGCTTCCAACCCCATCAGCGTTCCCTCACGACGCCATCACCCGAACCCTCCTCCCAGCCAGGTGGGCTTCAACCGCCGGCCCCGGACGGAGCCTCCAGGAGGAGCCAACggtggggcggggggcggcAGTGCCAGTGCTTCTCCCACCCCGCGGCACAGCTTCCCAAGGTCTCGGACTGCAAGCGATGGGGGAAAAGTTGAGGAGGGCATGGTAGGTCCCACACCCCTCCAAGGGACTTGCTCCCGCCCTTCCACCAATGGCTCGTGCTCCACCACCCCGATCCTCAGGTCGAAATCCGCCCGTTCAGTCCCGACCTCGGCTGCTAAAACTCCTCTTGGGTTGACACGTTCCATCTCCACCCCAGCGCCCTCACCAGCCCCGAGCCTCTCCTCTTGCTCTGGGCACGGCTCCGAGTTCGGGGTCGTGACATCTGCCGGTGCTGCTACGGGGTCCGCCACCTACAGTCGCGTCCCCTCGCGTCACGCCTCCGTCTCGGGCTCACCCAGCGACTACGGCTCCTCGGACGAGTATGGCTCAAGTCCCGGGGACACGCTCCTCCCCTCGCCGAGCCTACCCGGAAACTCCATAGGCAGCGCTGGCAGTCAGTCCCTCGGCGAGGAGGGAGCCAACTATATCCTGATGGGCCAGcggagtggtggtggtgttagcagtaatggtggtggtggtggcaaCAGCAACCAAGGGGGCGTAACATCCAGTTCCCTGCCAGCACCAGTAACACCAGCCTGTGGCTCCCAGTCCCAGACCAGAAGGGTTTTGCGCCGTTCCTCCAGCCGCGAATGCGAAGCCGAACGTAGGCTGCTGAGCAAGCGGGCTTCGCTGCCTCCGATGGCGCTGGAGAAGCTGGCCCCGTGTCAGCGCCGAGCCGAGGAGGCAGCAGATGAAGATTCTGCCGATTACGCCGTCATGTCCAGGAGCACCAGCCGCGAGTCTTTTgcgtccacctcctccaccccgcAGAGGGAATCTGCCGCGGGCTCTGGGTTGGCAGGGTTTGGAGGTGGCTACTTGGATGTGGCGGGTGAGTTCAAGACGGATGTGGGCGCAGGAACAAGTGGTGGTGTAAATAAAGGCGTGGACACTGGGTACATGTCCATGCTGCCTGGCGTCACTCAGCCTCCGGTCTCCCTGTCCCAGTCGTTGGCTGTCTCCGTCCCAGACTCCGATTCTAAACCCGGCGACGACTACATGGCCATGACCCCCAATAACAGCGTGTCCCCGCCGCAGCAGATCCGGCCTCCACCAGCTTCCGATGGCTATATGATAATGTCCCCCAATAGCAGCTGCTCCCCTGACCAGCGTGGGGGTCTCTCTGGAGGAGCCTGGATGGGCAGTGGAAGTGCAGACAGCAGGGCGGGCAGTGACTATATGAACATGTCTCCAATCAGTGCACGTTCTGTAAACGGCAGCCCCCCACCATCTGAACTCCCCAGTCTTCTGGAGACGAGTTCTCAACAGCAAGCCCCCAAGATGGTATATTCTTACTATTCTCTTCCCCGCTCGTACAAACACAACCCCTCCGCTGGACATTTCGACGATGGCCCCGGACGAGGCAGAAGGTCCAACGGGAGCTTTACCCGGGGAATGGGCGGAGGGAGGATCGTGGGAGGGCGTCAGGAGCCAACGGCAGCCGGCGGTTCAGCGGTCGGACGCCACCTGTCACTCTCCTCTTCATCGTACTCTTCAAGCTCAGCCAGCAGCGAGAGCCTCGGGGAGAGCGAGGACCGAGCAGCCCAGGCGGCGGCCGCCATGGCGGGGGGATCTCAGTCCAAAGATGCAAGTATGCTCCAGCAGAAACGTGGCTCTGGTGGGTTGTCCAAGCAAGGTAGCCACAGTAGGAGCAGACCGGTGAGCCTGTTTGTCGACGTATCTAAGGCTAACACCCTTCCTAGGGTCCGGGAGAACCCGCTGCCCCCGGAGCCTAAGAGCCCTGGGGAGTATGTAAGCATCGAGTTTAAGGGGGAGAAGAGCAGCCTGACTGCAGTTGGGAGAGGGCGAGGCAGGGGTCTCAGACATGGCTTATCGCTGCCTCACGGCTCAAGCATCAAGCATCCTCAACACAGGCCAATTTCTTGCTTGGGGAACTTTATCCCCCTCTCCCGCAGCCCGTCTGCCCCCATCACCCCGCCAGCTGCTTCAGAGTATGTCAACATGGAATTGGGACCTTCTCCgtccccctcacccctctcccacACCACTCTTGTTTTCCCTTCCTTCCACACCCCTCCCACGCCACCCACTCTTGCTCATGCTCCTAAACCTTGTGATGAGGGTACTGCCAGCCCTAGTGAAGAGGGGTCCGGAGTGGCCAAAGCCCCCCTCAAGAAAAGCAGAGGGAGTGTCCCATCAGTGTCCGAGTCGCCAACACCCTGTGGGGACTACACAGACATGGTCTTTAGCTTGAACAGCAACGCCGTCCCTAGGTCATCATCCAGCGCCTCCCCCAAAGCCCCCTCCCCTACCAGGACCGATCCCTCTGTTGCAGTGCTATCACGGGGCTTAGACTTCCCCCTTGCCAAACCTGGACCCAACCCGGACCATGGGGCTAAAGTCATCCGGGCGGACCCCCAAGGCCGCCGACGGCACTGCTCGGAAACCTTCCTTCCCTCGCCTTCCCTCCTCGCCccaacctccacctcctcttcctctactGCCTCCCTCTTCCCGGAACACCCCCAAGCTGTGGCCCGCCGACTGGGCTTTGAGAGCATGTTGTGGGGGAACGGGGCCGTGGCCGACAACTCCGCTCAGTTCGCCGTGCCCGGACAGCCGCCCCTTCCCACAAACCCTCAGACTTCGTCCACAGAACAAGGCCTCAACTACATAGACTTGGACTTGGCCAACAAAGAAGGCCCCAATTTGGGCCCGGACGGACCGTCTGGTAGCGGGGCCCCCTCTCGCCTCTTCTCCGTACTGGGTGGAGGTTCTGGAGTCGTAGGAGTGGgtgcggcggcagcagcagtcggcggcagcagcagctcgacACTCAACACTTACGCCAGTATTGACTTCTACAAGTCAGAGGAGCTGCGGACTCATAAGAATGGAAATAAGGAGGGAACAG
- the agfg2 gene encoding arf-GAP domain and FG repeat-containing protein 2 isoform X1 produces MSNRKHRDNQEICARKVRELAQSGVNKHCFECSQPGVTYTDITAGCFVCTSCSGMLRGLNPPHRVKSISMTTFSQQEVEFLQNHGNEVGRRTWLCVFDPKTDGCSDMKDSQKFKEFLQDKYEKKKWHFSKSKNRRDVEGPWSPGVQAALPPHGPLTSHAPSHNLAPNARSTRPLSQSQLPSWDRAPAISPADMRTDVLTARPSRTQSFRDPHLKDPGVGGIERQRPGSLSSALGAQSHVPSFPALPRPSASSSFKKHFTLGRTVSASGASGPFRAFPKSLSVDFGGLTHPHQSALPHSRSQQQAGSVGTATMPPPRVGSSNPQDRYAAVSHLDNCFTDTPPVAAPPGGPPQYSAIFGSRPSAGSTPASSPGVDTASSSQTFANFPNPFSSSSASQQPGALSPSNPFSNASGGDSSSFVTSPTSVFPPNTQNAFHPESASNQEANGFAAFPAPDSQPKVPRPMSVNPFTGNVYPSRGTSRNPFI; encoded by the exons ATGTCGAACCGCAAGCACCGGGACAACCAGGAGATCTGCGCCCGCAAGGTCCGCGAGTTGGCCCAGTCCGGAGTAAACAAACACTGCTTCGAGTGCAGCCAGCCCGGGGTGACGTACACCGACATCACGGCGGGCTGCTTCGTGTGCACGTCGTGCTCCGGAATGCT GAGAGGCCTCAACCCTCCCCACAGGGTCAAATCCATCTCCATGACTACCTTCTcccaacaggaagtggagtTCCTCCAAAACCATGGCAACGAG GTCGGGAGGAGGACTTGGTTGTGCGTGTTTGACCCAAAGACGGACGGCTGCTCCGACATGAAGGACTCTCAGAAGTTCAAAGAGTTCCTGCAGGACAAATACGAGAAGAAAAAGTG GCATTTTTCCAAAAGTAAGAACCGGAGGGACGTCGAGGGTCCTTGGAGCCCGGGGGTCCAGGCAGCGCTCCCTCCCCATGGGCCCTTGACCAGCCACGCCCCCTCCCACAACCTGGCCCCCAACGCCCGGTCCACCAGGCCGCTG TCTCAGTCCCAGCTGCCGTCATGGGATCGAGCTCCGGCCATCTCGCCCGCCGACATGCGGACGGACGTGTTGACCGCTCGCCCGTCGCGCACCCAAAGCTTCAGAGACCCCCAcctgaaag ATCCCGGCGTGGGCGGGATAGAGCGGCAGCGGCCGGGCTCGCTGTCGTCGGCGCTTGGAGCTCAGAGCCACGTCCCCTCCTTCCCGGCCCTCCCGCGGCCCTCag CCAGTAGCTCTTTCAAAAAACACTTCACTTTGG GTCGCACTGTTTCGGCctcgggggcgtcggggccctTCAGGGCCTTTCCTAAGTCCCTCAGCGTGGACTTTGGAGGTCTGACGCATCCCCATCAGTCGGCTCTGCCCCACTCTCGGTCCCAGCAGCAGGCCGGAAGCGTCGGCACGGCGACGATGCCGCCGCCACGAGTCGGCAGCTCCAACCCTCAGGACCGATACGCCGCCGTGTCCCACCTGGACAACTGCTTCACCGACACACCGCCGGTCGCTG CTCCACCGGGTGGCCCGCCGCAGTACAGCGCCATCTTCGGCAGCAGGCCCTCGGCCGGCTCAACTCCTGCCAG ctCCCCCGGTGTCGATACAGCGTCCAGCTCCCAAACCTTTGCAA ATTTCCCCAACCCATTCAGCTCCAGCTCGGCTTCCCAGCAGCCCGGCGCCCTCTCCCCCAGTAACCCCTTCAGCAACGCGTCCGGAG GGGACTCCAGCTCGTTTGTCACCTCGCCCACCTCAGTGTTTCCCCCGAatacccagaatgcatttcaccccGAGTCGGCCAGCAACCAGGAGGCCAACG gTTTCGCCGCCTTCCCCGCGCCCGACTCTCAGCCCAAAGTCCCCCGGCCGATGTCGGTGAACCCGTTCACG GGCAACGTTTACCCCAGTCGAGGGACGTCGCGAAACCCTTtcatctga
- the agfg2 gene encoding arf-GAP domain and FG repeat-containing protein 2 isoform X5: MTTFSQQEVEFLQNHGNEVGRRTWLCVFDPKTDGCSDMKDSQKFKEFLQDKYEKKKWHFSKSKNRRDVEGPWSPGVQAALPPHGPLTSHAPSHNLAPNARSTRPLSQSQLPSWDRAPAISPADMRTDVLTARPSRTQSFRDPHLKDPGVGGIERQRPGSLSSALGAQSHVPSFPALPRPSASSSFKKHFTLGRTVSASGASGPFRAFPKSLSVDFGGLTHPHQSALPHSRSQQQAGSVGTATMPPPRVGSSNPQDRYAAVSHLDNCFTDTPPVAAPPGGPPQYSAIFGSRPSAGSTPASSPGVDTASSSQTFANFPNPFSSSSASQQPGALSPSNPFSNASGGDSSSFVTSPTSVFPPNTQNAFHPESASNQEANGFAAFPAPDSQPKVPRPMSVNPFTGNVYPSRGTSRNPFI, from the exons ATGACTACCTTCTcccaacaggaagtggagtTCCTCCAAAACCATGGCAACGAG GTCGGGAGGAGGACTTGGTTGTGCGTGTTTGACCCAAAGACGGACGGCTGCTCCGACATGAAGGACTCTCAGAAGTTCAAAGAGTTCCTGCAGGACAAATACGAGAAGAAAAAGTG GCATTTTTCCAAAAGTAAGAACCGGAGGGACGTCGAGGGTCCTTGGAGCCCGGGGGTCCAGGCAGCGCTCCCTCCCCATGGGCCCTTGACCAGCCACGCCCCCTCCCACAACCTGGCCCCCAACGCCCGGTCCACCAGGCCGCTG TCTCAGTCCCAGCTGCCGTCATGGGATCGAGCTCCGGCCATCTCGCCCGCCGACATGCGGACGGACGTGTTGACCGCTCGCCCGTCGCGCACCCAAAGCTTCAGAGACCCCCAcctgaaag ATCCCGGCGTGGGCGGGATAGAGCGGCAGCGGCCGGGCTCGCTGTCGTCGGCGCTTGGAGCTCAGAGCCACGTCCCCTCCTTCCCGGCCCTCCCGCGGCCCTCag CCAGTAGCTCTTTCAAAAAACACTTCACTTTGG GTCGCACTGTTTCGGCctcgggggcgtcggggccctTCAGGGCCTTTCCTAAGTCCCTCAGCGTGGACTTTGGAGGTCTGACGCATCCCCATCAGTCGGCTCTGCCCCACTCTCGGTCCCAGCAGCAGGCCGGAAGCGTCGGCACGGCGACGATGCCGCCGCCACGAGTCGGCAGCTCCAACCCTCAGGACCGATACGCCGCCGTGTCCCACCTGGACAACTGCTTCACCGACACACCGCCGGTCGCTG CTCCACCGGGTGGCCCGCCGCAGTACAGCGCCATCTTCGGCAGCAGGCCCTCGGCCGGCTCAACTCCTGCCAG ctCCCCCGGTGTCGATACAGCGTCCAGCTCCCAAACCTTTGCAA ATTTCCCCAACCCATTCAGCTCCAGCTCGGCTTCCCAGCAGCCCGGCGCCCTCTCCCCCAGTAACCCCTTCAGCAACGCGTCCGGAG GGGACTCCAGCTCGTTTGTCACCTCGCCCACCTCAGTGTTTCCCCCGAatacccagaatgcatttcaccccGAGTCGGCCAGCAACCAGGAGGCCAACG gTTTCGCCGCCTTCCCCGCGCCCGACTCTCAGCCCAAAGTCCCCCGGCCGATGTCGGTGAACCCGTTCACG GGCAACGTTTACCCCAGTCGAGGGACGTCGCGAAACCCTTtcatctga
- the agfg2 gene encoding arf-GAP domain and FG repeat-containing protein 2 isoform X3, producing MSNRKHRDNQEICARKVRELAQSGVNKHCFECSQPGVTYTDITAGCFVCTSCSGMLRGLNPPHRVKSISMTTFSQQEVEFLQNHGNEVGRRTWLCVFDPKTDGCSDMKDSQKFKEFLQDKYEKKKWHFSKSKNRRDVEGPWSPGVQAALPPHGPLTSHAPSHNLAPNARSTRPLSQSQLPSWDRAPAISPADMRTDVLTARPSRTQSFRDPHLKDPGVGGIERQRPGSLSSALGAQSHVPSFPALPRPSGRTVSASGASGPFRAFPKSLSVDFGGLTHPHQSALPHSRSQQQAGSVGTATMPPPRVGSSNPQDRYAAVSHLDNCFTDTPPVAAPPGGPPQYSAIFGSRPSAGSTPASSPGVDTASSSQTFANFPNPFSSSSASQQPGALSPSNPFSNASGGDSSSFVTSPTSVFPPNTQNAFHPESASNQEANGFAAFPAPDSQPKVPRPMSVNPFTGNVYPSRGTSRNPFI from the exons ATGTCGAACCGCAAGCACCGGGACAACCAGGAGATCTGCGCCCGCAAGGTCCGCGAGTTGGCCCAGTCCGGAGTAAACAAACACTGCTTCGAGTGCAGCCAGCCCGGGGTGACGTACACCGACATCACGGCGGGCTGCTTCGTGTGCACGTCGTGCTCCGGAATGCT GAGAGGCCTCAACCCTCCCCACAGGGTCAAATCCATCTCCATGACTACCTTCTcccaacaggaagtggagtTCCTCCAAAACCATGGCAACGAG GTCGGGAGGAGGACTTGGTTGTGCGTGTTTGACCCAAAGACGGACGGCTGCTCCGACATGAAGGACTCTCAGAAGTTCAAAGAGTTCCTGCAGGACAAATACGAGAAGAAAAAGTG GCATTTTTCCAAAAGTAAGAACCGGAGGGACGTCGAGGGTCCTTGGAGCCCGGGGGTCCAGGCAGCGCTCCCTCCCCATGGGCCCTTGACCAGCCACGCCCCCTCCCACAACCTGGCCCCCAACGCCCGGTCCACCAGGCCGCTG TCTCAGTCCCAGCTGCCGTCATGGGATCGAGCTCCGGCCATCTCGCCCGCCGACATGCGGACGGACGTGTTGACCGCTCGCCCGTCGCGCACCCAAAGCTTCAGAGACCCCCAcctgaaag ATCCCGGCGTGGGCGGGATAGAGCGGCAGCGGCCGGGCTCGCTGTCGTCGGCGCTTGGAGCTCAGAGCCACGTCCCCTCCTTCCCGGCCCTCCCGCGGCCCTCag GTCGCACTGTTTCGGCctcgggggcgtcggggccctTCAGGGCCTTTCCTAAGTCCCTCAGCGTGGACTTTGGAGGTCTGACGCATCCCCATCAGTCGGCTCTGCCCCACTCTCGGTCCCAGCAGCAGGCCGGAAGCGTCGGCACGGCGACGATGCCGCCGCCACGAGTCGGCAGCTCCAACCCTCAGGACCGATACGCCGCCGTGTCCCACCTGGACAACTGCTTCACCGACACACCGCCGGTCGCTG CTCCACCGGGTGGCCCGCCGCAGTACAGCGCCATCTTCGGCAGCAGGCCCTCGGCCGGCTCAACTCCTGCCAG ctCCCCCGGTGTCGATACAGCGTCCAGCTCCCAAACCTTTGCAA ATTTCCCCAACCCATTCAGCTCCAGCTCGGCTTCCCAGCAGCCCGGCGCCCTCTCCCCCAGTAACCCCTTCAGCAACGCGTCCGGAG GGGACTCCAGCTCGTTTGTCACCTCGCCCACCTCAGTGTTTCCCCCGAatacccagaatgcatttcaccccGAGTCGGCCAGCAACCAGGAGGCCAACG gTTTCGCCGCCTTCCCCGCGCCCGACTCTCAGCCCAAAGTCCCCCGGCCGATGTCGGTGAACCCGTTCACG GGCAACGTTTACCCCAGTCGAGGGACGTCGCGAAACCCTTtcatctga
- the agfg2 gene encoding arf-GAP domain and FG repeat-containing protein 2 isoform X4, which yields MSNRKHRDNQEICARKVRELAQSGVNKHCFECSQPGVTYTDITAGCFVCTSCSGMLRGLNPPHRVKSISMTTFSQQEVEFLQNHGNEVGRRTWLCVFDPKTDGCSDMKDSQKFKEFLQDKYEKKKWHFSKSKNRRDVEGPWSPGVQAALPPHGPLTSHAPSHNLAPNARSTRPLSQSQLPSWDRAPAISPADMRTDVLTARPSRTQSFRDPHLKDPGVGGIERQRPGSLSSALGAQSHVPSFPALPRPSGRTVSASGASGPFRAFPKSLSVDFGGLTHPHQSALPHSRSQQQAGSVGTATMPPPRVGSSNPQDRYAAVSHLDNCFTDTPPVAVFYGPLENACSQLHRVARRSTAPSSAAGPRPAQLLPAPPVSIQRPAPKPLQISPTHSAPARLPSSPAPSPPVTPSATRPEGTPARLSPRPPQCFPRIPRMHFTPSRPATRRPTVSPPSPRPTLSPKSPGRCR from the exons ATGTCGAACCGCAAGCACCGGGACAACCAGGAGATCTGCGCCCGCAAGGTCCGCGAGTTGGCCCAGTCCGGAGTAAACAAACACTGCTTCGAGTGCAGCCAGCCCGGGGTGACGTACACCGACATCACGGCGGGCTGCTTCGTGTGCACGTCGTGCTCCGGAATGCT GAGAGGCCTCAACCCTCCCCACAGGGTCAAATCCATCTCCATGACTACCTTCTcccaacaggaagtggagtTCCTCCAAAACCATGGCAACGAG GTCGGGAGGAGGACTTGGTTGTGCGTGTTTGACCCAAAGACGGACGGCTGCTCCGACATGAAGGACTCTCAGAAGTTCAAAGAGTTCCTGCAGGACAAATACGAGAAGAAAAAGTG GCATTTTTCCAAAAGTAAGAACCGGAGGGACGTCGAGGGTCCTTGGAGCCCGGGGGTCCAGGCAGCGCTCCCTCCCCATGGGCCCTTGACCAGCCACGCCCCCTCCCACAACCTGGCCCCCAACGCCCGGTCCACCAGGCCGCTG TCTCAGTCCCAGCTGCCGTCATGGGATCGAGCTCCGGCCATCTCGCCCGCCGACATGCGGACGGACGTGTTGACCGCTCGCCCGTCGCGCACCCAAAGCTTCAGAGACCCCCAcctgaaag ATCCCGGCGTGGGCGGGATAGAGCGGCAGCGGCCGGGCTCGCTGTCGTCGGCGCTTGGAGCTCAGAGCCACGTCCCCTCCTTCCCGGCCCTCCCGCGGCCCTCag GTCGCACTGTTTCGGCctcgggggcgtcggggccctTCAGGGCCTTTCCTAAGTCCCTCAGCGTGGACTTTGGAGGTCTGACGCATCCCCATCAGTCGGCTCTGCCCCACTCTCGGTCCCAGCAGCAGGCCGGAAGCGTCGGCACGGCGACGATGCCGCCGCCACGAGTCGGCAGCTCCAACCCTCAGGACCGATACGCCGCCGTGTCCCACCTGGACAACTGCTTCACCGACACACCGCCGGTCGCTG TGTTTTACGGTCCGCTCGAAAATGCTTGTTCGCAGCTCCACCGGGTGGCCCGCCGCAGTACAGCGCCATCTTCGGCAGCAGGCCCTCGGCCGGCTCAACTCCTGCCAG ctCCCCCGGTGTCGATACAGCGTCCAGCTCCCAAACCTTTGCAA ATTTCCCCAACCCATTCAGCTCCAGCTCGGCTTCCCAGCAGCCCGGCGCCCTCTCCCCCAGTAACCCCTTCAGCAACGCGTCCGGAG GGGACTCCAGCTCGTTTGTCACCTCGCCCACCTCAGTGTTTCCCCCGAatacccagaatgcatttcaccccGAGTCGGCCAGCAACCAGGAGGCCAACG gTTTCGCCGCCTTCCCCGCGCCCGACTCTCAGCCCAAAGTCCCCCGGCCGATGTCGGTGA
- the agfg2 gene encoding arf-GAP domain and FG repeat-containing protein 2 isoform X2: MSNRKHRDNQEICARKVRELAQSGVNKHCFECSQPGVTYTDITAGCFVCTSCSGMLRGLNPPHRVKSISMTTFSQQEVEFLQNHGNEVGRRTWLCVFDPKTDGCSDMKDSQKFKEFLQDKYEKKKWHFSKSKNRRDVEGPWSPGVQAALPPHGPLTSHAPSHNLAPNARSTRPLSQSQLPSWDRAPAISPADMRTDVLTARPSRTQSFRDPHLKDPGVGGIERQRPGSLSSALGAQSHVPSFPALPRPSASSSFKKHFTLGRTVSASGASGPFRAFPKSLSVDFGGLTHPHQSALPHSRSQQQAGSVGTATMPPPRVGSSNPQDRYAAVSHLDNCFTDTPPVAVFYGPLENACSQLHRVARRSTAPSSAAGPRPAQLLPAPPVSIQRPAPKPLQISPTHSAPARLPSSPAPSPPVTPSATRPEGTPARLSPRPPQCFPRIPRMHFTPSRPATRRPTVSPPSPRPTLSPKSPGRCR, from the exons ATGTCGAACCGCAAGCACCGGGACAACCAGGAGATCTGCGCCCGCAAGGTCCGCGAGTTGGCCCAGTCCGGAGTAAACAAACACTGCTTCGAGTGCAGCCAGCCCGGGGTGACGTACACCGACATCACGGCGGGCTGCTTCGTGTGCACGTCGTGCTCCGGAATGCT GAGAGGCCTCAACCCTCCCCACAGGGTCAAATCCATCTCCATGACTACCTTCTcccaacaggaagtggagtTCCTCCAAAACCATGGCAACGAG GTCGGGAGGAGGACTTGGTTGTGCGTGTTTGACCCAAAGACGGACGGCTGCTCCGACATGAAGGACTCTCAGAAGTTCAAAGAGTTCCTGCAGGACAAATACGAGAAGAAAAAGTG GCATTTTTCCAAAAGTAAGAACCGGAGGGACGTCGAGGGTCCTTGGAGCCCGGGGGTCCAGGCAGCGCTCCCTCCCCATGGGCCCTTGACCAGCCACGCCCCCTCCCACAACCTGGCCCCCAACGCCCGGTCCACCAGGCCGCTG TCTCAGTCCCAGCTGCCGTCATGGGATCGAGCTCCGGCCATCTCGCCCGCCGACATGCGGACGGACGTGTTGACCGCTCGCCCGTCGCGCACCCAAAGCTTCAGAGACCCCCAcctgaaag ATCCCGGCGTGGGCGGGATAGAGCGGCAGCGGCCGGGCTCGCTGTCGTCGGCGCTTGGAGCTCAGAGCCACGTCCCCTCCTTCCCGGCCCTCCCGCGGCCCTCag CCAGTAGCTCTTTCAAAAAACACTTCACTTTGG GTCGCACTGTTTCGGCctcgggggcgtcggggccctTCAGGGCCTTTCCTAAGTCCCTCAGCGTGGACTTTGGAGGTCTGACGCATCCCCATCAGTCGGCTCTGCCCCACTCTCGGTCCCAGCAGCAGGCCGGAAGCGTCGGCACGGCGACGATGCCGCCGCCACGAGTCGGCAGCTCCAACCCTCAGGACCGATACGCCGCCGTGTCCCACCTGGACAACTGCTTCACCGACACACCGCCGGTCGCTG TGTTTTACGGTCCGCTCGAAAATGCTTGTTCGCAGCTCCACCGGGTGGCCCGCCGCAGTACAGCGCCATCTTCGGCAGCAGGCCCTCGGCCGGCTCAACTCCTGCCAG ctCCCCCGGTGTCGATACAGCGTCCAGCTCCCAAACCTTTGCAA ATTTCCCCAACCCATTCAGCTCCAGCTCGGCTTCCCAGCAGCCCGGCGCCCTCTCCCCCAGTAACCCCTTCAGCAACGCGTCCGGAG GGGACTCCAGCTCGTTTGTCACCTCGCCCACCTCAGTGTTTCCCCCGAatacccagaatgcatttcaccccGAGTCGGCCAGCAACCAGGAGGCCAACG gTTTCGCCGCCTTCCCCGCGCCCGACTCTCAGCCCAAAGTCCCCCGGCCGATGTCGGTGA